The Desmodus rotundus isolate HL8 chromosome 3, HLdesRot8A.1, whole genome shotgun sequence genome includes a region encoding these proteins:
- the FAM186B gene encoding protein FAM186B yields MEEDEPPQLVTPASVKAIISRIEAAQLTRAQEDISSQLSDILHNVNCVITRFQEELGYDLREKAKSYQVEQKGNNRFILLEKIASFSKDAKTKEKHLYEILYWLGDWGDSLTYEIRNRKSEEEEESLDEWIEVMEKVLPLSLITTRGGIESLISLCSTLIEGQKKRVQMSKHTFWQGWQEQSLQKFTSYPQPLSPEQMLQDTNTACTKVSEVRSMLQELLDSTMFNQGEVKAIRYMSAVVENLNKALILQHDENRSLETKYKQLKKEMTKELSSQRLYFQQSLQVLKSKRDALIRQFEVLGGKYHDLLLIKHALEFQLKKAQTARGQAEDPVKIFTDSPGPPEKETIPKKESVMEETQQEPRKEEQLFSPFSPGPMAAAGDSGARSSMCQPLSTMTMNLRIADVYSSRDTESLQLALPSSVDHRFSQKWETPVAESPGHRIKDQEDFFQEAAQEKGLYIKSHCRDQLSSDSSRTVALDRGVESWEEELSWERRRQQWLEEEELWLQRQKEWALLEQEHHEKLRQWEMEKVAKEEQQRLVQSEEEEGGPWRELKQPKEDEERMIFMTTSRWRDLEKASQSPAPSRTQSACQSRRPHLPRSPNTQKTTLGNQRTMSSTEFTQKPQTHQVPTKPKKSVSVPMAGASIRKVTQPPLHITSVTLKREVYHLDMEAQRKNLQLLSEDTEQGLPHHLRSKAQELTTSAMELTVLRLQSLCHKYILYRRFQSLRQEVMNHIQAMRETGATYKAQSLYSSLKNIDHLQDLRLQAWTDKQKDLEEKRQVCLSSMATMFPKLQLEWNIHLHTPVLTSPKSRKSKPPPSLLQRVHSSSPFSKQPPEHLPSKNRKYVPLRMARQRRNLMEAVWKTDVASSSHPIEKKTPTSLSWDQLGGCPDIPRLLALDVHSSYYKSLMSLEARKGARVSATQRKECQDPSSESAELVHRKSSELPPGTLKPRRIKNHSRHSIPEPVILKL; encoded by the exons ATGGAGGAGGATGAGCCCCCACAATTGGTGACCCCTGCATCCGTGAAAGCCATCATCTCGAGGATTGAGGCTGCCCAGCTAACTCGGGCTCAGGAG GACATCTCGTCCCAGCTCTCCGACATCTTGCACAATGTCAATTGTGTCATCACTCGCTTCCAGGAGGAACTAGGGTACGatttaagagaaaaagcaaaatcttACCAGGTGGAGCAAAAGGGCAACAACAGATTCATCTTGTTGGAGAAAATTGCCTCCTTCTCCAAAGATGCTAAGACTAAAGAGAAGCACTTATATGAGATCCTCTACTGGCTGGGTGACTGGG GTGACAGCCTGACCTATGAGATCAGGAACAggaagagtgaggaggaggaggaaagcctGGATGAATGGATCGAGGTGATGGAGAAGGTGttacctctctctctcatcaccaCCAGAGGAGGCATCGAGTCTCTCATTTCCCTTTGCTCCACTCTCATTGAAGGACAAAAGAAAAGGGTACAAA TGTCCAAACACACCTTCTGGCAAGGCTGGCAGGAACAAAGTCTGCAAAAATTTACATCCTACCCTCAGCCACTGAGCCCAGAGCAGATGCTCCAGGATACGAATACTGCCTGCACGAAGGTTTCTGAGGTGAGGTCCATGCTGCAGGAACTCCTGGACTCCACCATGTTCAACCAGGGGGAGGTCAAGGCCATCAGGTACATGTCTGCTGTGGTGGAGAACCTCAACAAGGCCTTGATCCTCCAGCACGATGAGAACAGGAGCCTGGAGACCAAATACAAGCAATTGAAAAAAGAGATGACCAAGGAACTCAGTAGCCAGAGGCTATACTTTCAGCAGTCCCTCCAAGTCCTCAAGAGTAAGAGGGATGCCCTAATAAGGCAGTTCGAAGTTTTAGGGGGAAAGTACCATGATCTTCTCCTGATAAAGCATGCCCTAGAGTTCCAGCTGAAAAAGGCTCAGACTGCTAGAGGTCAAGCAGAAGACCCAGTCAAGATCTTCACTGACTCCCCGGGCCCCCCTGAGAAAGAGACTATTCCAAAGAAAGAATCAGTCATGGAGGAAACCCAACAGGAACCCAGGAAGGAGGAGCAGTTGTTTTCACCATTTTCCCCAGGTCCCATGGCAGCAGCTGGGGACAGTGGTGCTAGGTCTTCAATGTGTCAGCCACTTTCCACCATGACCATGAATTTGAGGATCGCAGATGTATACAGCAGCCGGGACACTGAAAGTCTTCAGCTTGCGTTGCCATCCTCGGTGGATCACAGGTTTTCTCAGAAATGGGAAACACCAGTGGCAGAGAGCCCAGGCCACAGAATCAAAGACCAGGAGGACTTCTTCCAGGAAGCAGCCCAGGAGAAAGGACTCTACATTAAGTCTCACTGTAGGGACCAGCTGTCTTCAGACAGCTCCAGGACTGTGGCCTTGGATAGGGGGGTGGAGTCCTGGGAAGAGGAACTCAGCTGGGAGAGGCGGAGGCAGCaatggctggaggaggaggagctgtggCTGCAGCGGCAGAAGGAGTGGGCCCTGCTGGAGCAGGAGCACCATGAGAAGCTGAGGCAGTGGGAGATGGAGAAGGTGGCAAAGGAGGAGCAGCAGAGATTGGTCCAGtcggaagaggaggaggggggccCATGGAGGGAGCTGAAGCAGCCAAAGGAAGACGAGGAGAGGATGATTTTCATGACCACCAGTCGATGGAGAGATTTAGAAAAGGCATCACAGTCACCTGCCCCAAGCCGGACCCAATCGGCTTGCCAAAGCAGAAGGCCACACTTGCCCAGGTCCCCTAATACCCAGAAGACCACCCTAGGAAATCAGAGGACCATGAGTTCAACCGAGTTTACCCAGAAACCACAGACCCACCAGGTTCCCACAAAGCCCAAGAAATCAGTTTCTGTTCCTATGGCAGGGGCATCTATCCGAAAGGTGACCCAGCCCCCTTTGCATATAACCTCAGTGACTCTGAAGAGGGAGGTATACCACCTGGACATGGAGGCCCAGAGGAAGAATCTGCAGCTCCTGAGCGAGGACACTGAGCAGGGACTGCCCCACCACCTGCGCAGCAAAGCACAGGAGCTCACCACCAGCGCCATGGAGCTGACTGTGCTCAGGCTGCAGAGCCTGTGCCATAAGTATATCCTCTACAGGCGCTTCCAGAGCCTCCG acAAGAAGTGATGAACCACATACAAGCCATGCGAGAAACTGGGGCTACCTACAAGGCCCAGAGTCTCTACAGCTCCCTGAAGAACATTGACCACCTGCAGGATCTTCGCCTGCAGGCCTGGACGGACAAGCAGAAGGACCTGGAAGAGAAGCGCCAAGTGTGCCTGAGCAGTATGGCAACCATGTTCCCCAAG CTCCAGCTGGAGTGGAACATTCACCTACACACCCCTGTGCTCACCTCCCCAAAGTCAAGGAAAAGCAAGCCGCCCCCATCCTTACTCCAGCGTGTCCACTCCAGCAGCCCCTTCAGCAAGCAGCCCCCAGAGCATCTTCCATCCAAGAACCGGAAATATGTGCCCCTGCGGATGGCCCG CCAACGGAGGAACCTGATGGAGGCTGTTTGGAAGACTGACGTGGCCTCCTCCAGTCACCCAATAGAAAAGAAGACCCCCACCAGCCTGTCTTGGGACCAGCTAGGGGGGTGCCCAGACATTCCCCGGCTGCTGGCATTGGATGTGCATTCCTCCTACTACAAGAGCTTGATGTCCCTCGAGGCCCGGAAAGGTGCACG TGTCTCCGCAACTCAAAGAAAGGAATGCCAGGATCCCTCAAGTGAGTCAGCCGAACTCGTTCACAGAAAGTCAAGCGAGCTGCCCCCTGGAACCCTAAAACCCAGGAGGATCAAGAACCACAGTCGCCACTCCATCCCTgagccagtgattctcaaactttaa